Below is a window of Wenzhouxiangella sp. XN201 DNA.
GCCATCGTCCGTGCTCTCCGCTCGGGTGATGATGCCCTGGCGCTCGCGCACCTTGCCCTCGGCGGCGAGCGCGCGTACTTTCTCGGCCGAGGCGGCCGCGCCGCGGTACTCGTTGCGGCGGTGAATCAATTCCACGGATTCGGCGATTTCGGCCAGGTCCATGGTCCAGTCCAGTGCCGAGTCGCCGCCGCCGAGAATCAGCAGGCGTTTGCCGCGAAATCGCTCGCGTTCGGTCACCCGGTAGTGAATTCGCCCGGCATCGAGCTCGTCGGTGCCCTTGGCCTTGAGCTTGCGCGGCTGGAAAGCGCCCAGCCCGGCGGCGATGATGACAGCGCCGGCATCGAATTCGGTGCCGGCGGACGTGACGACCGTAAACCGTCCGTCATCACGCCTTTCAAACTTCTCCACGCGCTGCCCGAGATGGATGCCGGCATGGAAAGGCTCGATCTGCTCTATCAGTTTATCAACCAGCTCCTGGGCACCGATCACCGGCCAGGCGGGGATGTCGTAAATGGGCTTTTCGGGGTAAAGCTCGGCGCACTGGCCGCCGACCTGCGGTAAGGAGTCGATCAGCTCGGCCTTCAGGCCCAGCAGGCCGAGTTCAAAGACCTGGAACAGGCCGACGGGGCCGGCGCCGACGATGACCGCATCGGTCTGGATGGACATGGGTGTCTCCGGAGACTTTGGGGTGGATTCATGCACGTGCTGCCTTATGATAACCGGGAGTCCGTGTTGGCTGGTTCGCTGGTTGGCTTGTCAGCTAGTTGAAACCACAACCAGCCAACCCGCAAACAATCGAACCAGCCAACCTTATGCCAGAGCAACGCGACATCCAACTCCACCCCGAGTGGCTCGAAGTCCTGGGCGGTGAATTCGACCGCGACTACATGCAACGCCTGCGTGCTTTCCTGTTGGCGCGCAAGCAGGCCGGGGCGACCGTGTACCCGCCCGGGCCGCAGATCTTCAACGCACTGGATTCCACGCCGCTGTCGAGCGTGAAGGCTGTCATCCTCGGCCAGGACCCCTACCACGGCCCGGGCCAGGCACACGGGCTGTGCTTTTCGGTTCAGAAAGGGGTCAGGCCACCGCCGTCGCTGGTCAATATCTTCAAGGAAATCGAGTCCGACCTGGGTTTGCCGGTACCGCCGCATGGCTGCCTGCAGGCCTGGGCCGACCGGGGGGTACTGCTGCTCAATGCCGTACTCACGGTCGAGCGCGGCAACGCCGGGGCGCATCAGGGCAAGGGCTGGGAACAGTTCACCGATGCCGTCGTTCAGGCCGTCAACGCGCGCTGCGAGAACGTCGTCTTCCTGCTCTGGGGCAGCCACGCCCAGAAAAAGGGCGCCGGCATCGACCGCAATCGCCATCTCGTGCTCAAGGCCCCGCACCCTTCGCCCTTGTCGGCCCACCGCGGCTTCTTTGGTTGCCGGCATTTCTCGAAGGCCAACGAGTGGCTTCGGAGTCGGGGAGTGGAGCCGATCGACTGGCAGCTTTAGGCGTGTTTGCGGGTGGTATGCCTCACGCCAAGGCGCCAAGGTGCGAAGGTCGCCAAGAAAAACAGGTGGTTCAATCGGCTGGTGGCGGAAGTACGAACTGAAGGGTCGTGGCTAGTTAGATTCTTTTTCAAACTTGGCGTGAGGCAGAAGGAATCTGATTCCACGTTCACTAACTAAGCTTTCTCCTCGAAGCGGAACGCAGCCCCAGATAGATGCCGACCAGGGCCAGGGCGATGCCGGTCAGCTGCCAGGCGTCCAGCCTGAGGCCGAAGATGAGGTAGTCCCACAGCACCGAGGAGGCCGGCTGGATGAGCAGCAGCAGCCCGACGATGCCGGCCGGGAGGAAGGGCATGCCGCGCGTGATCGACAGCCAGCCCAGCACCTGGCAGACCACGCCCAGGCCGACCAGCGAGGCCAGTGCCTGCCAGGTCGGAATGTCGAATGAATTGCCCTCGAACAGATTGGCCAGCCCCAGGATCAGGCCACAGAACAGGGTCGACTGCAGCAGGCGCGCCTCGGGCCGGATATGGCCGTGGCGAATCTGGAAGCCCCTGAGACTGAGCAGGTAGAGCGCATAGGCCAGGGCGGTGAGCAGGCCGAGGATCACGCCCATGCGATAGTCCGGCGGCAGGTTGGCCCAGTCGCGGCCGAAAAGCAGCCACAGGCCGCCCATGGCCAGCCCCAGGCCCGAGGCGAAGCGCCAGCCGACGCGCTCGCGCAGCCAGAGCACGCCGATGGCGGTCAGCAGAAACACCTGGAAATTGGCCAGCAGGGTCGAAAGTCCCGGGCCGATGTATTCGATGGCGCGGTGCCAGAACCAGATATCAGCAGCGAAGAAGGCGCCGATCAGCAAGGAGCCCGACCAGTTGTCGCGCCATCCGACGCGCATTTCCGGGCGCAGGGCCAGCAGGACGGCGAAGGCGAGCACACCGAAGACCATTCGGTAGAAACCCGACGTGGTCGGCGGCATGCCGCTCAAGCGCGCGAAGATGGCCGCGAAGCTGAGCATGATGGCACCCGCCAGTACCAGCAGGGCGGCCTTGAGCGGCGAGGGCGCGTTCATCGGGCGCTGCGGGCGAGTTTCGGGCTGTCGCGGTCGAGGCCGCAGGCGTGTTCGACGAATGCTTCCCGCAGCGGCCAGAGTCGGCCGGCCACCGAAAAGCCCACGCCGGCCAGGGCACGCCCCGGACCGGCGCGGGTGAACTCGTTGATGGCGTGAATGCCGCCGGCCACCAGGCTGCCGCCGCTCATGCGCCAGCGATCATAGTGCCGGAGAATGCGTGCCGGATCGTCATCGCCGGTCCAGTCGGCCAGCACCTCGGCCAGGGCGGCGGCGTCCATCAGGCCGAGATTGAGGCCCTGGCCGGCCAGGGGATGGACATTGCGGGCGGCATCGCCTAACAGGACGAGGCGACCCGA
It encodes the following:
- a CDS encoding NAD(P)/FAD-dependent oxidoreductase — its product is MSIQTDAVIVGAGPVGLFQVFELGLLGLKAELIDSLPQVGGQCAELYPEKPIYDIPAWPVIGAQELVDKLIEQIEPFHAGIHLGQRVEKFERRDDGRFTVVTSAGTEFDAGAVIIAAGLGAFQPRKLKAKGTDELDAGRIHYRVTERERFRGKRLLILGGGDSALDWTMDLAEIAESVELIHRRNEYRGAAASAEKVRALAAEGKVRERQGIITRAESTDDGGIRFDMMDLERNKFSVDGDEVLVFWGLAPDLGPIAEWGLDLEKKQIPVDTEKFQTSVEGVFAIGDVNTYPGKKKFILSGFHEAALAAFGVQKYVYPEQRQFVQYTTTSPIMHKRLGVADD
- the ung gene encoding uracil-DNA glycosylase, with the translated sequence MPEQRDIQLHPEWLEVLGGEFDRDYMQRLRAFLLARKQAGATVYPPGPQIFNALDSTPLSSVKAVILGQDPYHGPGQAHGLCFSVQKGVRPPPSLVNIFKEIESDLGLPVPPHGCLQAWADRGVLLLNAVLTVERGNAGAHQGKGWEQFTDAVVQAVNARCENVVFLLWGSHAQKKGAGIDRNRHLVLKAPHPSPLSAHRGFFGCRHFSKANEWLRSRGVEPIDWQL
- a CDS encoding DMT family transporter, translated to MNAPSPLKAALLVLAGAIMLSFAAIFARLSGMPPTTSGFYRMVFGVLAFAVLLALRPEMRVGWRDNWSGSLLIGAFFAADIWFWHRAIEYIGPGLSTLLANFQVFLLTAIGVLWLRERVGWRFASGLGLAMGGLWLLFGRDWANLPPDYRMGVILGLLTALAYALYLLSLRGFQIRHGHIRPEARLLQSTLFCGLILGLANLFEGNSFDIPTWQALASLVGLGVVCQVLGWLSITRGMPFLPAGIVGLLLLIQPASSVLWDYLIFGLRLDAWQLTGIALALVGIYLGLRSASRRKLS